The Halovulum dunhuangense genome includes the window AGCTCGTATTGCGTCAGCTCTCCGGCGGCCTTCTGGGCCGGGATGGCGGCCTCCCACAGGAGGAGGCCGACCGCCAGGATCAGGAGGGACAGGAGCGCCGCGCGCTGGTTCAGGCTGAGCGACTTCATCGCTCAGGCCCGCTTGATTTCGAAGCTGTCGACATAGGCCTCGGGCGCCATCGGGTCGAAGGTCTTGCCCATGATCGTATGCGACTTGTAGGTGACGTCGGGCGCCTCGTAGCCGAGATCCTCCATGATCTTCTTGCAGTCGGCGGCAAGGTAGACCTCTTCGGCCACGGCCTTGTAGTCGATGTCGCCCTCGACATAGCCCCAACGCTTCATCTGGGTCAGGATCCAGACGCCCATCGAATGCCAGGGGAACGGGTCGAAATCGATCCGGTCGGGCACCACCTTCACTTCTCCCAGGCCGTCGGCATAGGTGCCGGTCAGCACCTGCTCGATGACGGGCACCGGCTGGTTGAGGTAGTTGGTGGGCGCGATCGCCTCGGAGATTTCCTTGCGGTTCGCCGGGTCGGACGCGTATTGCGTCGCGTCCACGATCGCCTTGAGAAGCGCGCCGTAGGTGTTGGGCAGTTCTGTCGCAAAGCTGAGGGGCGCGGCGAAGGCGCAGCAGGGATGGCCTTCCCAGATGTCCTTGGTCAGGGTGTGGATGAAGCCGATCCCTTCCCAGACCGCGCGCTGGTTGAACGGGTCGGGCGAGAGATAGCCGTCGAGGTTGCCCGCGCGCAGGTTCGCGACCATCTCGGGCGGCGGCACCACGCGGATCTGGATGTCGGTGTCGGGATCGAGCCCGTGCTCGGCGACGTAGTAGCGCAACAGGAAGTTGTGCATCGAATATTCGAAGGGCACGCCGAAGGTGAAGCCCTTCCACTGCTGGGGGTCGCGCTTGTCCAGATGCTCGTTGGACAGGACGATCGCCTGGCCGTTGATGTTCTCGACCGCGGGCATGATGTAGGGCTCGGCCACGCTGCCCGCGCCCAGGGTCATGGCCAGCGGCATGGGGGTCAGCATGTGGCTTGCGTCGTATTCGCCCGACAGCGACTTGTCGCGCGCCACCGCCCAG containing:
- a CDS encoding CmpA/NrtA family ABC transporter substrate-binding protein; the encoded protein is MPIKSLGDPFKPETDLRHGAECGCGDCRATAAAHVHAADASREAMLERAVESAIVRSVFGHNELNRRSFMGMVGGTTFAAALASVLPLDKVKAAILDELGPPEKPDLNIGFVPITCATPIIMAQPMGFYERYGLNAQVIKTAGWAVARDKSLSGEYDASHMLTPMPLAMTLGAGSVAEPYIMPAVENINGQAIVLSNEHLDKRDPQQWKGFTFGVPFEYSMHNFLLRYYVAEHGLDPDTDIQIRVVPPPEMVANLRAGNLDGYLSPDPFNQRAVWEGIGFIHTLTKDIWEGHPCCAFAAPLSFATELPNTYGALLKAIVDATQYASDPANRKEISEAIAPTNYLNQPVPVIEQVLTGTYADGLGEVKVVPDRIDFDPFPWHSMGVWILTQMKRWGYVEGDIDYKAVAEEVYLAADCKKIMEDLGYEAPDVTYKSHTIMGKTFDPMAPEAYVDSFEIKRA